In a single window of the Drosophila albomicans strain 15112-1751.03 chromosome 3, ASM965048v2, whole genome shotgun sequence genome:
- the LOC117571871 gene encoding uncharacterized protein LOC117571871, translated as MRKMRNYLWWWLLLVACCLNLGSIKAKPLVSFGIGVQTASRPYPEPYYNNYYGYNGYYGGGTYSNRYQPPGYPYYPAPYAPGSQYGALDFGIGALSLTPFLL; from the exons ATGAGAAAAATGCGCAATTATCTTTGG TGGTGGTTGCTTCTAGTTGCCTGCTGTCTTAATCTGGGCAGCATCAAGGCCAAGCCACTTGTTTCCTTTGGCATCGGAGTGCAGACAGCGTCGAGACCCTATCCAGAGCCTTACTACAACAATTACTATGGCTACAATGGCTACTATGGCGGTGGCACGTATTCGAATAGATATCAGCCCCCCGGTTACCCCTATTATCCGGCTCCCTATGCTCCTGGCAGTCAGTATGGAGCACTCGACTTTGGCATTGGGGCTTTGTCGTTAACCCCGTTTCTGCTTTGA